CCGCCGTCCAGTCCCCCCGGTGATCGCCGTTGAGCGCCTTCTGGGACCGCACCGTGTCGTCGAGCCCGAAGGAGAACCCCCACCCCGCGTCGGTCTGCCGGAACGCGCACTCCAGATACGGCGCGGTCCGGCCCAGCGCCGCGACCAGCGCCTCCCGGGACGGGGCGGACGCGGGCAGGCGCGTGGTGAACGACCAGTCGCAGTCGACGACCGCCCCGATCTCCTCCACGACCAGCGCGCTGACACGGTCCGGATGACGGGCGGCGAACTGGTAGGCGTTCACCCCGCCCAGCGAATGCCCCAGCACCGGCACCGCTCCGACCCCCAAGTGCCGGTGGAAGGCGACGAGGTCGGCGACGTAGTCCTCCCGCTCGTAGCTGTCGGCTCGATCGGATTCACCATGGCCGCGCTGATCGAGCGCGACGACCCGCCACCGGGGCGCCAGCGCCCCGGCGAGCGGCGCGAACGCCGCCGCCTCGTTGTAGTGCCCGTGCAGAGCCAGCAGCGGCTCTCCCGGACCGCCGAAGTCCAGAAACGACAGCTTCCGCCCGCCCACCGTGAAGTACTCCCGCATGACGCGGATCCTAGGACCAGGCACCGACACCCCCGGTGCGGCGACGCGCCGCCCCGCGTGTTCCTCCGTCAGGACCTGCCCTGGCCGACGGCGCCCCGTCAGCCAGGTGTGACGCTCCGCCAGCGGGTCCGCGACCGCACCGACGAGGGGCCGGCCCGTGTGGGCGCCCCTGCGCTCACGCCGTCGGGCAGCGGCCCTCATGCCCCGATATAGAAGGATAATCCAGGCATCTCCACCTATCATTCGCAAGACGCTCGTATGACTACGGTGTGACCTCTCACCTTGGCCTTGTGCGGCTTTGACCGTAGTCTCCCCGGGTGATTGACGTCCGAACGATCGAACCTCGTCCCGAACCGGCAGCTCCGGTCCTCGACGGCGCGCCGGCGCCGAAGGCCGCCGCGCGATTGGGGTGGCTCGACGCGCTTCGTGGCATCGCCGCTCTCCTGGTGGTCTTCCAGCACACCGGTTCCACGCTGCTGCCCCCGCTCTACCGTCAGACGCACGCCGTCTTCGACGCGGGGATATGCGGGGTCTTCCTCTTCTTCCTGGTGAGCGGGTACATCGTGCCGG
This genomic interval from Streptacidiphilus rugosus AM-16 contains the following:
- a CDS encoding alpha/beta fold hydrolase: MREYFTVGGRKLSFLDFGGPGEPLLALHGHYNEAAAFAPLAGALAPRWRVVALDQRGHGESDRADSYEREDYVADLVAFHRHLGVGAVPVLGHSLGGVNAYQFAARHPDRVSALVVEEIGAVVDCDWSFTTRLPASAPSREALVAALGRTAPYLECAFRQTDAGWGFSFGLDDTVRSQKALNGDHRGDWTAVSCPTLLVRGTLSDELTADQARAMVSRPGLRARLVELAAGHVVHHDAPERFAAEVAAFLAEPASRAAVSPA